From a single Peromyscus maniculatus bairdii isolate BWxNUB_F1_BW_parent chromosome 4, HU_Pman_BW_mat_3.1, whole genome shotgun sequence genomic region:
- the Glt6d1 gene encoding putative glycosyltransferase 6 domain-containing protein 1 isoform X1 — MQPGTSHGKVLEIFSLGNTGPQGTFWLSPTYHHPDPRNHQEEEFPVSDWFNPRRRMDVITITDWLAPVIWEGTFDREALEKHYRKQNTTVGLAVFAVGSLTDQYLDPFLQSASKFFMPGYRVIFYVMVDRHLQLPDMDHSPLHSFQVHVIGEERWWNNFDLMRMKVLAEHIRKHIKHEVDFLFIMSANLVFQNEFGVETLSTSVAQLHAWWYFWKTKDLPYERRPTSAAYIPFGLGDFYYADTIIGGVPFQILDFTQEYLKGVVWDAENGLNSTYEKYLNKYFFLNKPTKLLSPEYSWDPTFNIPRQVWYMKIAQYPTDS, encoded by the exons ATGCAACCAGGCACCTCACATGGCAAAGTCCTAGAGATATTCTCCCTGGGAAACACTGGTCCTCAAGGGACGTTTTGGCTGTCTCCTACCTACCACCACCCTGATCCAAG GAACCACCAGGAAGAGGAATTTCCGGTCTCAGATTGGTTTAACCCCAG GAGACGTATGGATGTCATCACCATCACAGACTGGCTAGCCCCCGTCATCTGGGAAGGCACCTTTGACAGAGAGGCCCTGGAGAAACATTACAGAAAGCAGAACACCACCGTGGGCTTGGCTGTGTTTGCTGTTGGCAG TCTCACTGACCAGTACCTGGACCCGTTCTTGCAATCGGCCAGCAAGTTCTTCATGCCTGGCTACAGGGTGATCTTCTATGTCATGGTGGATAGGCACCTGCAGCTACCTGACATGGACCACAGCCCTCTGCATTCCTTTCAAGTACACGTGATAGGGGAGGAGAGGTGGTGGAACAACTTTGACCTCATGCGCATGAAAGTCTTGGCTGAGCACATCCGGAAGCACATTAAACACGAGGTGGACTTCCTCTTCATCATGAGCGCCAACCTGGTCTTCCAGAATGAGTTCGGGGTGGAGACCCTGAGCACATCTGTAGCCCAGCTCCATGCTTGGTGGTATTTCTGGAAGACAAAGGATCTTCCCTATGAGAGGAGACCTACGTCAGCAGCCTACATTCCCTTTGGACTGGGGGACTTTTATTACGCTGACACCATTATAGGTGGGGTGCCCTTTCAGATTCTGGACTTTACTCAGGAATACTTGAAAGGTGTTGTTTGGGATGCAGAAAACGGACTTAACAGCACCTATGAAAAATACCTCAACAAATATTTTTTCCTCAACAAACCCACCAAGCTTCTATCCCCAGAGTACAGTTGGGACCCCACCTTCAACATCCCTCGGCAAGTGTGGTACATGAAGATTGCTCAGTATCCCACAGACAGCTAA
- the Glt6d1 gene encoding putative glycosyltransferase 6 domain-containing protein 1 isoform X3: MQPGTSHGKVLEIFSLGNTGPQGTFWLSPTYHHPDPRRRMDVITITDWLAPVIWEGTFDREALEKHYRKQNTTVGLAVFAVGSLTDQYLDPFLQSASKFFMPGYRVIFYVMVDRHLQLPDMDHSPLHSFQVHVIGEERWWNNFDLMRMKVLAEHIRKHIKHEVDFLFIMSANLVFQNEFGVETLSTSVAQLHAWWYFWKTKDLPYERRPTSAAYIPFGLGDFYYADTIIGGVPFQILDFTQEYLKGVVWDAENGLNSTYEKYLNKYFFLNKPTKLLSPEYSWDPTFNIPRQVWYMKIAQYPTDS, from the exons ATGCAACCAGGCACCTCACATGGCAAAGTCCTAGAGATATTCTCCCTGGGAAACACTGGTCCTCAAGGGACGTTTTGGCTGTCTCCTACCTACCACCACCCTGATCCAAG GAGACGTATGGATGTCATCACCATCACAGACTGGCTAGCCCCCGTCATCTGGGAAGGCACCTTTGACAGAGAGGCCCTGGAGAAACATTACAGAAAGCAGAACACCACCGTGGGCTTGGCTGTGTTTGCTGTTGGCAG TCTCACTGACCAGTACCTGGACCCGTTCTTGCAATCGGCCAGCAAGTTCTTCATGCCTGGCTACAGGGTGATCTTCTATGTCATGGTGGATAGGCACCTGCAGCTACCTGACATGGACCACAGCCCTCTGCATTCCTTTCAAGTACACGTGATAGGGGAGGAGAGGTGGTGGAACAACTTTGACCTCATGCGCATGAAAGTCTTGGCTGAGCACATCCGGAAGCACATTAAACACGAGGTGGACTTCCTCTTCATCATGAGCGCCAACCTGGTCTTCCAGAATGAGTTCGGGGTGGAGACCCTGAGCACATCTGTAGCCCAGCTCCATGCTTGGTGGTATTTCTGGAAGACAAAGGATCTTCCCTATGAGAGGAGACCTACGTCAGCAGCCTACATTCCCTTTGGACTGGGGGACTTTTATTACGCTGACACCATTATAGGTGGGGTGCCCTTTCAGATTCTGGACTTTACTCAGGAATACTTGAAAGGTGTTGTTTGGGATGCAGAAAACGGACTTAACAGCACCTATGAAAAATACCTCAACAAATATTTTTTCCTCAACAAACCCACCAAGCTTCTATCCCCAGAGTACAGTTGGGACCCCACCTTCAACATCCCTCGGCAAGTGTGGTACATGAAGATTGCTCAGTATCCCACAGACAGCTAA
- the Glt6d1 gene encoding putative glycosyltransferase 6 domain-containing protein 1 isoform X2: MHAKKRMLMLISCLFLLMMAKVYFRNHQEEEFPVSDWFNPRRRMDVITITDWLAPVIWEGTFDREALEKHYRKQNTTVGLAVFAVGSLTDQYLDPFLQSASKFFMPGYRVIFYVMVDRHLQLPDMDHSPLHSFQVHVIGEERWWNNFDLMRMKVLAEHIRKHIKHEVDFLFIMSANLVFQNEFGVETLSTSVAQLHAWWYFWKTKDLPYERRPTSAAYIPFGLGDFYYADTIIGGVPFQILDFTQEYLKGVVWDAENGLNSTYEKYLNKYFFLNKPTKLLSPEYSWDPTFNIPRQVWYMKIAQYPTDS; encoded by the exons ATGCATGCTAAAAAGAGAATGCTTATGTTGatttcctgcctcttcctgctgATGATGGCTAAGGTCTACTTCAG GAACCACCAGGAAGAGGAATTTCCGGTCTCAGATTGGTTTAACCCCAG GAGACGTATGGATGTCATCACCATCACAGACTGGCTAGCCCCCGTCATCTGGGAAGGCACCTTTGACAGAGAGGCCCTGGAGAAACATTACAGAAAGCAGAACACCACCGTGGGCTTGGCTGTGTTTGCTGTTGGCAG TCTCACTGACCAGTACCTGGACCCGTTCTTGCAATCGGCCAGCAAGTTCTTCATGCCTGGCTACAGGGTGATCTTCTATGTCATGGTGGATAGGCACCTGCAGCTACCTGACATGGACCACAGCCCTCTGCATTCCTTTCAAGTACACGTGATAGGGGAGGAGAGGTGGTGGAACAACTTTGACCTCATGCGCATGAAAGTCTTGGCTGAGCACATCCGGAAGCACATTAAACACGAGGTGGACTTCCTCTTCATCATGAGCGCCAACCTGGTCTTCCAGAATGAGTTCGGGGTGGAGACCCTGAGCACATCTGTAGCCCAGCTCCATGCTTGGTGGTATTTCTGGAAGACAAAGGATCTTCCCTATGAGAGGAGACCTACGTCAGCAGCCTACATTCCCTTTGGACTGGGGGACTTTTATTACGCTGACACCATTATAGGTGGGGTGCCCTTTCAGATTCTGGACTTTACTCAGGAATACTTGAAAGGTGTTGTTTGGGATGCAGAAAACGGACTTAACAGCACCTATGAAAAATACCTCAACAAATATTTTTTCCTCAACAAACCCACCAAGCTTCTATCCCCAGAGTACAGTTGGGACCCCACCTTCAACATCCCTCGGCAAGTGTGGTACATGAAGATTGCTCAGTATCCCACAGACAGCTAA
- the Glt6d1 gene encoding putative glycosyltransferase 6 domain-containing protein 1 isoform X4: MHAKKRMLMLISCLFLLMMAKVYFRRRMDVITITDWLAPVIWEGTFDREALEKHYRKQNTTVGLAVFAVGSLTDQYLDPFLQSASKFFMPGYRVIFYVMVDRHLQLPDMDHSPLHSFQVHVIGEERWWNNFDLMRMKVLAEHIRKHIKHEVDFLFIMSANLVFQNEFGVETLSTSVAQLHAWWYFWKTKDLPYERRPTSAAYIPFGLGDFYYADTIIGGVPFQILDFTQEYLKGVVWDAENGLNSTYEKYLNKYFFLNKPTKLLSPEYSWDPTFNIPRQVWYMKIAQYPTDS, translated from the exons ATGCATGCTAAAAAGAGAATGCTTATGTTGatttcctgcctcttcctgctgATGATGGCTAAGGTCTACTTCAG GAGACGTATGGATGTCATCACCATCACAGACTGGCTAGCCCCCGTCATCTGGGAAGGCACCTTTGACAGAGAGGCCCTGGAGAAACATTACAGAAAGCAGAACACCACCGTGGGCTTGGCTGTGTTTGCTGTTGGCAG TCTCACTGACCAGTACCTGGACCCGTTCTTGCAATCGGCCAGCAAGTTCTTCATGCCTGGCTACAGGGTGATCTTCTATGTCATGGTGGATAGGCACCTGCAGCTACCTGACATGGACCACAGCCCTCTGCATTCCTTTCAAGTACACGTGATAGGGGAGGAGAGGTGGTGGAACAACTTTGACCTCATGCGCATGAAAGTCTTGGCTGAGCACATCCGGAAGCACATTAAACACGAGGTGGACTTCCTCTTCATCATGAGCGCCAACCTGGTCTTCCAGAATGAGTTCGGGGTGGAGACCCTGAGCACATCTGTAGCCCAGCTCCATGCTTGGTGGTATTTCTGGAAGACAAAGGATCTTCCCTATGAGAGGAGACCTACGTCAGCAGCCTACATTCCCTTTGGACTGGGGGACTTTTATTACGCTGACACCATTATAGGTGGGGTGCCCTTTCAGATTCTGGACTTTACTCAGGAATACTTGAAAGGTGTTGTTTGGGATGCAGAAAACGGACTTAACAGCACCTATGAAAAATACCTCAACAAATATTTTTTCCTCAACAAACCCACCAAGCTTCTATCCCCAGAGTACAGTTGGGACCCCACCTTCAACATCCCTCGGCAAGTGTGGTACATGAAGATTGCTCAGTATCCCACAGACAGCTAA